In Leptospira sp. WS58.C1, a single genomic region encodes these proteins:
- a CDS encoding LIC10816 family protein, producing the protein MDTVTIFALALLAVPVFARFARVSKDAMNRYHLIGLGGLFLILGEATKITAAKVTPIAAVLPMIDIATAILAYAGVLFGVVWLSLYYVKHPNEI; encoded by the coding sequence ATGGATACAGTGACCATCTTCGCATTAGCGCTTTTGGCTGTTCCTGTGTTTGCCCGGTTTGCCCGAGTATCCAAGGATGCGATGAATCGCTATCACCTAATCGGATTGGGAGGTCTTTTCCTAATTCTTGGTGAGGCTACGAAGATTACTGCGGCTAAAGTAACGCCTATAGCAGCAGTTCTTCCTATGATTGACATCGCAACTGCGATCCTAGCTTACGCGGGGGTACTTTTCGGGGTAGTATGGCTGTCGCTCTACTACGTCAAACACCCGAACGAAATCTAA